A stretch of the Takifugu flavidus isolate HTHZ2018 chromosome 1, ASM371156v2, whole genome shotgun sequence genome encodes the following:
- the gucy2cb gene encoding LOW QUALITY PROTEIN: guanylyl cyclase C (The sequence of the model RefSeq protein was modified relative to this genomic sequence to represent the inferred CDS: inserted 1 base in 1 codon) — protein MEKASWWLRLCVLGILAALCSAASPCMNGFTINVILLDDEEAPWSLKYVKGEILKAIETDKTQNPEGLKLNLTANFGGFNTNLYGHRGCKSTTCEGVEELKSLMNSRNLGCSVLGPTCTYAAFQIVDMEKGLKLSTPIISAGSFGLSCDYTLNLQRLLPPARKISDFFITFWPETNKLKPDWKTAYMFKKDINTEDCFWYMNALDAGNFSKNXQRTALYTSHQLNQILQSPHNRTSNLFIMCGSPQDILEAKNGTEGADKNDILFLLIDLYNDQYYTNTSSMPSMQNVLVLTMPNTRTYKINTDFNSSSMMNDYMAAYHDAVLLIGQVMRKILSKNKSEVEVMEFMDVNYFRNTSFNGSAGNYRLDGYGDRDVELSIIYTTTELKYELLFSFDTELNITTVAQNNPAFIWGKTLPNYIPDKESASHNIIVIVLAVIVVVVTTIAFIFYRQNRRDRMIRKRWSHISPDLINLLENNTHNVISLTIEDERKKSNFTIQRAFYDKKIVILKELKHSDGNFNEAQRIELNALQQIDYYNLTKFYGTVKLEQGVFGVFEYGERGSLRYVLNNRVSYPDNTFMDWEFKISVMYDIAKGMSYLHSSDIQVHGRLKSTNCVVDNRMVVKITDFGCNSFLSPGKDLWTAPEHLRKQGTSQKGDVYSFSIIAHEIVLRKCTFYTKSCTKRAEKLSRIIMSYFRPDLNFDTASEKELEVYTLIKSCWDEDPEKRPDFRKVENYLGKIISKIHNQENESYMDNMIRRLQMYSRNLEHLVEERTALYKSERDRADCLNFMLLPRPVVKSLKESGVVEPELYEEVTIYFSDIVGFTTLCQYSTPMEVVDMLNDIYKGFDGIVDLHDVYKVETIGDAYMVASGLPKRNGNRHAVDICHMALDILHFMGTFQLRHLPGIPVWIRIGVHSGSCAAGVVGVKMPRYCLFGDTVNTASRMESTGHPLRIHVSEPTINILQRTNCNFQYEMRGETYLKGKGTETTYWLTGEKGEDYKLPTPPTTENFQRLQQDLAQMILACLERRVRGSVRRKKLPSGQSGDEDKGQESEAESDGSHLEYLQMASVDNTLSTFL, from the exons ATGGAAAAAGCGAGCTGGTGGTTGCGTTTGTGCGTTCTGGGAATTCTGGCCGCTCTGTGTTCAGCAGCCAGTCCGTGCATGAACGGCTTCACCATAAACGTGATCCTGCTGGACGACGAGGAGGCTCCCTGGAGCCTGAAGTACGTGAAAGGAGAAATCCTGAAGGCGATCGAGACGGACAAGACCCAGAATCCAGAag GCCTGAAGTTGAATCTGACGGCTAACTTTGGTGGATTTAACACAAACTTATACGGACATCGAGGCTGCAAGAGCACGACGtgtgagggggtggaggagctcaAGTCCCTGATG AACTCTCGGAATCTGGGATGTTCTGTGCTCGGCCCGACCTGCACCTACGCTGCCTTCCAAATAGTTGA tatGGAGAAAGGTCTGAAGCTCAGTACGCCCATCATCTCTGCGGGGAGCTTTGGTCTCTCCTGCGACTACACGCTCAACCTGCAGCGCCTGCTGCCGCCAGCGCGCAAGATCTCCGACTTTTTCATCACGTTCTGGCCTGAGACCAACAAGCTGAAGCCCGACTGGAAGACGGCCTACATGTTTAAGAAAGACATCAACACCGAGGACTGTTTTTG GTACATGAACGCCCTGGACGCTGGCAATTTTTCCAAAA TCCAGAGAACGGCGCTGTACACCTCTCATCAGCTCAATCAAATACTTCAATCGCCTCATAACAGGACAAGCAACC tgtTCATCATGTGTGGATCACCCCAGGACATCCTGGAGGCCAAGAACGGCACCGAAGGGGCCGACAAAAACGACATTCTGTTTCTCCTCATTGATCTGTACAA tgATCAATACTACACCAACACCTCGTCCATGCCGTCCATGCAGAACGTGCTGGTGCTGACCATGCCCAATACCAGAACGTACAAAATCAACACAGacttcaacagcagcagcatg ATGAACGATTACATGGCAGCGTACCACGATGCAGTGCTGCTGATAGGCCAGGTGATGAGGAAGATCCtctcaaaaaacaaatctgaggTTGAAGTGATGGAGTTCATGGACGTGAATTACTTCAGAAACACCTCATTTAACG GAAGCGCTGGAAACTACAGACTGGACGGTTATGGAGACAGGGATGTGGAACTCTCAATCATTTACACCACCACGGAACTCAAG TATGAACTTTTATTCAGCTTTGACACCGAGCTTAACATCACCACAGTGGCTCAAAACAATCCTGCCTTCATCTGGGGGAAAACCCTCCCTAATTACATACCAGACAAAG AGTCTGCGTCTCACAACATCATCGTCATCGTGCTGGCTGTAATCGTGGTTGTGGTCACCACCATCGCCTTCATCTTCTACAG acaaaACAGGAGGGACCGTATGATCAGGAAGCGGTGGTCTCACATCTCCCCAGACCTCATCAACCTGCTggagaacaacacacacaatgtCATCTCTCTTACG ATTGAAGACGAAAGGAAGAAGTCAAATTTCACGATCCAGCGTGCGTTCTATGACAAGAAG ATCGTGATTCTGAAGGAGCTGAAACACTCTGATGGTAACTTCAACGAGGCCCAGAGGATTGAACTCAATGCG CTCCAGCAAATCGACTATTACAACCTGACAAAGTTTTATGGAACGGTGAAGTTAGAGCAGGGTGTGTTTGGAGTGTTTGAGTATGGAGAGAGGGGGTCGCTGAGG TATGTGCTGAACAATCGGGTTTCTTACCCCGACAACACTTTCATGGACTGGGAGTTCAAGATCTCTGTCATGTACGACATCGCTAAG GGCATGTCCTACCTCCACTCCAGTGACATCCAGGTGCACGGTCGCCTCAAGTCCACCAACTGCGTCGTGGACAATCGTATGGTGGTGAAGATCACGGACTTTGGTTGTAATAGTTTTCTTAGTCCTGGGAAAG aCTTATGGACAGCCCCAGAGCACCTGAGGAAACAGGGAACCTCTCAGAAAGGAGACGTCTACAGCTTTTCCATCATTGCTCATGAGATCGTACTCAGGAAGTGCACTTTCTACACAAAGTCCTGCACCAAAAGAGCCG AAAAGCTGTCCAGGATCATCATGTCGTACTTCAGGCCCGATCTGAACTTTGACACGGCTTCAGAGAAAGAATTAGAG GTGTACACCTTGATAAAAAGCTGCTGGGATGAGGATCCAGAAAAAAGACCCGATTTTAGGAAGGTGGAAAATTATCTGGGAAAAATCATCAG TAAAATCCACAACCAGGAAAACGAGAGCTACATGGACAACATGATCAGGCGGCTTCAGATGTACTCCAGGAACCTGGAGCacctggtggaggagagaaCCGCCCTGTACaaatcagagagggacaggGCCGACTGCCTGAACTTCATGCTGCTTCCACG GCCTGTGGTGAAAAGCCTGAAGGAGAGCGGCGTGGTGGAACCAGAGCTGTACGAGGAAGTGACCATATATTTCAGCGACATCGTCGGCTTCACCACTCTGTGCCAGTACAGCACCCCGATGGAAGTGGTGGACATGCTCAACGACATCTACAAAGGCTTTGACGGCATCGTTGACCTCCACGATGTCTACAAG GTGGAGACAATCGGGGACGCCTACATGGTGGCCTCGGGACTTCCCAAGAGAAACGGAAACAGACACGCTGTGGATATCTGCCACATGGCGCTGGACATCCTGCACTTCATGGGGACCTTCCAGCTGAGGCACCTGCCAGGTATCCCTGTGTGGATACGCATCGGCGTGCACTCGG GTTCATGTGCGGCGGGAGTCGTGGGTGTGAAGATGCCCAGGTACTGTTTATTTGGAGACACAGTCAACACGGCGTCTCGTATGGAGTCCACAGGACACC CCCTGCGGATCCACGTGAGCGAGCCGACTATAAATATCCTGCAGAGAACAAACTGCAATTTCCAGTACGAGATGAGAGGGGAAACATATCTGAAG GGCAAAGGCACCGAGACCACCTACTGGCTGACAGGCGAGAAGGGAGAAGACTACAAACTCCCGACGCCGCCCACAAC GGAAAACttccagcggctccagcaggaCCTGGCCCAGATGATCCTGGCCTGCCTGGAGCGACGCGTTCGCGGTTCCGTCCGGAGAAAGAAGCTCCCGTCCGGTCAGAGCGGGGATGAGGACAAAGGCCAGGAATCAGAAGCCGAGTCCGACGGCAGCCATCTGGAGTACCTGCAGATGGCCAGCGTGGACAACACCCTCAGCACCTTCCTGTAG